One segment of Pseudomonas sp. FP2196 DNA contains the following:
- a CDS encoding helix-turn-helix domain-containing protein, which translates to MDRLYLSPDMSAELDSTPQTPLATTGQDSPVEGADTLFDYPALSPKEREVLRCCLEGMPVSQTADKFLRSRKTISGQKQAAMRKLNVRTDTELFKLHLDLKDI; encoded by the coding sequence TTGGACCGCTTGTACCTTTCGCCGGACATGTCTGCTGAACTGGATTCGACACCTCAAACACCTTTGGCAACAACAGGTCAGGACAGTCCCGTCGAGGGTGCTGATACGCTCTTTGACTACCCGGCCTTGTCGCCGAAAGAACGCGAAGTGCTGCGCTGCTGCCTGGAGGGAATGCCGGTTTCTCAAACTGCCGATAAATTCCTGCGCAGTCGCAAAACCATCAGTGGGCAGAAACAGGCCGCGATGCGTAAGTTGAATGTGCGCACCGACACCGAGCTGTTCAAGCTGCACCTGGATCTCAAGGATATCTGA
- a CDS encoding YbjQ family protein, whose translation MIISTTHAIEGRQITAYLDIVSAESVQGVNVIRDMFAGMRDFFGGRSQTLERALKEARIQATDEIKERARALQADAVVGLDFEISMPAGKGGMVVVFVTGTAVKLR comes from the coding sequence ATGATCATCTCAACCACTCACGCCATCGAAGGCCGGCAGATCACCGCGTATCTGGACATTGTCAGTGCCGAGTCGGTGCAAGGCGTCAACGTGATCCGTGACATGTTCGCCGGTATGCGCGATTTTTTTGGGGGGCGGTCGCAAACGCTGGAGCGGGCATTGAAAGAAGCGCGGATTCAGGCAACGGACGAGATCAAGGAACGAGCGCGTGCCTTGCAGGCAGACGCGGTGGTCGGACTGGATTTCGAGATCAGCATGCCGGCGGGCAAGGGCGGGATGGTTGTTGTGTTTGTGACGGGTACAGCGGTGAAGTTGCGTTGA
- a CDS encoding glycine zipper domain-containing protein → MRLTLPALVLGLLVAQGAMAAGDGTAALGGGLGGALGNVVGQKMGGSTGAAIGAGVAGAAGSAVAARKGSRTKAAIGGGVGAAGGSVIGNSLGGKTGATIGAGLGGAAGGAVGSNLSKGHKRH, encoded by the coding sequence ATGCGTTTAACATTGCCTGCTTTGGTTCTGGGCCTTCTCGTTGCTCAAGGTGCGATGGCTGCCGGTGACGGCACCGCTGCGCTGGGTGGTGGTCTGGGTGGCGCGCTGGGTAATGTTGTCGGCCAGAAAATGGGCGGCAGCACCGGTGCTGCGATTGGTGCCGGCGTCGCAGGCGCCGCGGGCAGTGCAGTGGCGGCACGCAAAGGCAGCCGGACCAAAGCGGCCATCGGCGGCGGTGTCGGCGCGGCCGGCGGTTCGGTGATTGGCAACAGCCTCGGCGGCAAGACTGGCGCTACCATTGGTGCGGGTCTGGGTGGTGCAGCCGGCGGCGCGGTTGGCAGCAATCTGTCCAAAGGGCACAAGCGTCACTGA
- a CDS encoding glycine zipper domain-containing protein: MRLSLSALFFGLLVAQGAMAAGDGSAAVGGGLGGVLGNVVGGQLGGSTGAAVGAGVGGAAGSAVGANKRNRTEAAIGGGLGAAGGSVIGNSLGGSTGSAVGAGLGGAAGGALGNNLGDDGGKSHSGGGHKHKNKHKNKHH, encoded by the coding sequence ATGCGTTTGTCATTATCTGCACTGTTTTTCGGATTGCTGGTGGCTCAAGGCGCGATGGCTGCCGGTGATGGTTCGGCCGCCGTTGGAGGTGGGCTGGGTGGTGTGCTGGGCAATGTGGTCGGCGGACAGCTCGGTGGCAGCACAGGTGCCGCTGTCGGTGCGGGTGTGGGTGGCGCGGCGGGCAGCGCCGTCGGGGCGAATAAGCGCAATCGCACGGAAGCCGCCATTGGCGGTGGCCTTGGCGCGGCGGGCGGCTCAGTGATCGGTAACAGCCTTGGCGGTTCGACCGGTTCGGCTGTCGGTGCAGGGTTGGGTGGTGCCGCGGGTGGTGCGCTCGGCAACAACCTGGGTGACGATGGCGGGAAGTCTCATTCCGGTGGTGGCCATAAGCATAAGAACAAGCATAAAAACAAACATCATTGA